One window of Pyrus communis chromosome 12, drPyrComm1.1, whole genome shotgun sequence genomic DNA carries:
- the LOC137710863 gene encoding protein IQ-DOMAIN 31-like, whose amino-acid sequence MGKSPAKWIKTVLFGKKSSKAGIPKGREKISNEKEVVVAARATGADYSSDPPVAFHETTNTIDNNRELELENKETQSVLSDGSPGIQSIETQGSAPHDLVPLDPERIRQEQAATKAQAAFRGYLARRAFWALKGIIRLQALIRGHLVRRQAVATLFSMTGIVKCQALARGKRVRQSDNGLQVQNICSVMPLEGKLVSPVGVNTSVQMAKLSANVFILKLLAFSLTVMPLSLQYEPGNPNSVSNWLERWSATYFWKPVPQPRKVPDPKSQRKHPEAQTGRVKRNSQRLSSANVESVSVQATSEFEKPKRNLRKVPSHHADPVQENPQVELEKVKRNLRKVHSPIVENSVQAESEAEGTKQSLEKASSTLVHDVVEGTSNSVEKFKKKPTWIPSSRPDTEIIPEPWAPKEVFNISSINQAAEDLKPLTDSTSKDVNMPSAEAAIESKILTESNGQDDNISSSNGVLNQKEDLTTNDNQKSNRKSSTPAKQEHSENGLQSSPTVPSYMAATESAKAKLRAQGSPRLAQDVTDKNNSTRRHSLSSATNAKISSHSPRTRRLVQTGGKGGTKSDRPLATSSDGNGKVTQAGWRR is encoded by the exons ATGGGCAAATCGCCGGCAAAATGGATCAAAACGGTGCTCTTTGGAAAGAAATCTTCAAAAGCTGGCATTCCTAAGGGAAGAGAG AAAATTTCAAATGAGAAAGAGGTGGTGGTTGCCGCCAGGGCAACTGGAGCTGATTATTCTTCGGATCCACCTGTGGCTTTCCATGAAACCACCAACACCATAGATAACAACCGAGAATTAGAATTGGAGAACAAGGAAACTCAAAGTGTATTAAGTGATGGAAGTCCAGGAATTCAAAGTATAGAAACACAAGGATCCGCGCCACATGATTTGGTGCCGCTTGATCCTGAGAGAATCAGGCAAGAGCAAGCTGCAACAAAGGCACAGGCTGCCTTTAGGGGTTATCTA GCACGCCGAGCATTTTGGGCCCTCAAAGGAATAATAAGGTTACAGGCACTTATCCGTGGGCACCTGGTTCGGAGGCAAGCTGTTGCTACTCTGTTCAGTATGACGGGCATTGTCAAGTGTCAGGCGCTCGCTCGTGGAAAACGGGTGAGGCAGTCTGATAATGGGCTTCAAGTGCAAAACATATGCAGTGTGATGCCTCTG GAGGGCAAGTTAGTGAGTCCTGTTGGAGTTAATACGTCAGTTCAAATGGCAAAGCTGTCAGCAAATGTTTTCATTCTCAAG CTTCTTGCTTTCTCACTTACTGTGATGCCTCTGAGTTTGCAATATGAACCCGGGAATCCAAATTCAGTCTCAAACTGGTTGGAACGATGGTCAGCAACCTACTTTTGGAAACCAGTTCCCCAACCAAGGAAAGTTCCAGATCCAAAATCTCAGAGAAAGCACCCGGAGGCTCAAACAGGCAGGGTAAAGCGCAATAGCCAGAGGCTTTCTTCTGCAAATGTTGAAAGTGTCTCGGTGCAAGCAACCTCTGAATTTGAGAAACCCAAGCGTAACCTTAGAAAAGTTCCTAGCCATCATGCAGATCCAGTGCAGGAAAACCCACAAGTTGAGCTTGAAAAGGTTAAGCGTAATTTGAGGAAGGTTCATAGTCCCATTGTAGAGAACTCTGTGCAGGCAGAAAGTGAAGCTGAGGGTACCAAGCAGAGTTTGGAAAAGGCATCAAGCACTTTGGTTCATGATGTTGTCGAAGGCACTAGTAACTCTGTCGAGAAGTTTAAGAAAAAGCCAACCTGGATTCCATCCAGTCGGCCTGATACAGAAATAATCCCTGAACCATGGGCACCTAAAGAGGTATTTAACATATCATCTATCAATCAAGCTGCAGAAGATCTGAAGCCTTTGACAGATAGCACTAGTAAAGATGTGAATATGCCTAGTGCTGAAGCTGCAATTGAGTCGAAGATTTTAACGGAGAGCAATGGTCAGGATGATAATATCTCATCCTCAAACGGGGTTTTGAACCAAAAGGAAGATTTAACAACCAATGACAACCAGAAATCTAACAGGAAATCTTCTACTCCAGCAAAACAAGAACATTCGGAGAATGGGTTGCAAAGCAGTCCAACAGTACCAAGTTATATGGCAGCAACTGAATCTGCAAAGGCAAAGCTCAGAGCACAAGGCTCCCCTAGGTTGGCACAAGATGTGACTGACAAAAATAACTCCACTCGCCGTCATTCTCTGTCATCAGCAACTAATGCCAAAATCAGCTCGCATTCACCAAGGACACGACGACTTGTTCAAACAGGTGGCAAAGGAGGAACTAAAAGCGACAGACCTCTGGCAACTTCGAGCGATGGAAATG GAAAGGTAACCCAAGCAGGATGGAGAAGGTGA
- the LOC137710875 gene encoding ABC transporter A family member 7-like isoform X2, with product MADTSHGPASFWTQANALLRKNLTFQKRNIKQNIRLVSFPILLCLMLVLVQKLVNNELDKAENRCGCSCIDTNGDGKCEEVCGLEYSSLTQGASCPTPDPPQWPPLLQVPAPKYRAVISDVIPYTDLPSESCKRTGSCPVTVLFTGKNQTLGEVLAGNMFRSSSTLNSSDPDYLARSATGSESMPEYSNFLDPAFYSDLPLYIVQSQCPQNSIYSVLYNISSIEIQQEVRCVQGLHLWRNSSSEINSELYKGYKKSNSERKINEILSAYDFSNSNENNFNVSIWYNSTFKNDTGSAPIALLRLPRSVNLASNAYLQSVQGSGMEMLFEFVKEMPKPETKLRLDFSSLLGTLFFTWVILQLFPVVLTSLVYEKQQKLRIMMKMHGLGDGPYWMISYTYFFTISSIYMLCFVIFGSGIGLKFFSMNDYSIQFVFYFIYINLQISLAFLVAALFSDVKTAAVIGYIFVFGTGLLGGFLFQFFVQDTSFPRGWIIVLELYPGFSLYRGLYEFAQYSFNGNYMGTDGMRWGDLSDSDNGMAEELGRVLSFASNALRRRNCHPLGCVVCKGRDLKFLLRWRNLMSFKRERVEKLLLGSDTTHSVICDNLKKVYPGRDGNPEKFAVRGLSLALSRGECFGMLGPNGAGKTSFISMMIGLTKPTSGTAYVQGMDIRTQMDEIYTSMGVCPQHDLLWETLTGREHLLFYGRLKNLKGSVLKQAVEESLKSVNLFHGGVADKQAGKYSGGMKRRLSVAISLIGDPKVVYMDEPSTGLDPASRNNLWTVVKRAKQGRAIILTTHSMEEAEVLCDRLGVFVDGSLQCIGNPKELKARYGGFYVFTMTTSSDHEQEVENMVRSLSPSANKIYHLSGTQKFELPKHEVRIADVFEAVENAKSRFTVFAWGLADTTLEDVFIKVALGAQTSIELT from the exons ATGGCGGATACATCCCATGGGCCTGCCAGCTTCTGGACTCAGGCCAATGCTCTGCTCAGAAAGAACCTAACTTTCCAg AAAAGAAATATCAAACAGAATATTCGGctagtttcatttccaattCTCCTGTGTCTAATGCTCGTTCTCGTCCAAAAATTGGTCAACAATGAACTGGATAAGGCCGAAAACAGGTGTGGTTGCAGTTGTATTGATACAAACGGCGATGGTAAGTGTGAGGAAGTTTGTGGACTGGAATACTCAAGTTTAACACAAGGGGCCAGTTGCCCCACTCCTGATCCTCCACAATGGCCTCCATTGCTACAAGTGCCAGCTCCTAAATATCGTGCCGTCatttctgatgttattccataTACAGACTTGCCAAGTGAGTCTTGTAAGAGGACAGGATCCTGTCCTGTAACTGTACTGTTCACGGGGAAaaatcaaactcttggagaag TTTTGGCTGGGAATATGTTCAGAAGTTCTTCTACTCTGAATTCATCTGATCCGGATTATTTAGCCCGTAGTGCTACA GGCTCAGAATCGATGCCTGAGTATTCCAACTTCCTTGATCCGGCTTTCTATTCGGATCTTCCCCTATATATTGTTCAGAGCCAATGCCCACAAAACTCTATATATTCTGTTCTATATAACATATCATCCATTGAGATCCAACAAG AGGTTAGATGCGTTCAAGGTTTACACTTGTGGCGGAATAGTTCCTCTGAGATAAACAGTGAGCTCTATAAAGGTTACAAAAAGAGCAATTCAGAGAGGAAGATTAATGAAATACTTTCAG ccTATGATTTCTCTAACTCAAATGAGAACAATTTTAATGTAAGCATATGGTACAATTCAACCTTTAAGAATGACACAGGCAGTGCTCCTATTGCTTTGTTGCGCCTTCCACGCTCAGTGAATCTG GCATCCAATGCATACCTTCAGTCTGTACAAGGATCTGGTATGGAGATGCTGTTTGAGTTTGTGAAAGAGATGCCCAAGCCTGAAACCAAACTCAGGCtggatttttcttctcttcttggTACACTCTTCTTTACATGGGTCATTTTACAGCTGTTCCCG GTTGTTTTGACGTCACTGGTCTACGAGAAACAACAGAAACTGAGAATCATGATGAAAATGCATGGGCTCGGTGATGGACCTTATTGGATGATTTCTTATACTTACTTTTTTACAATATCTTCAATCTACATGCTGTGCTTTGTTATATTTGGCTCCGGTATAG GGTTAAAATTCTTCTCAATGAATGACTACAGCATCCAATTTGTATTTTACTTCATCTATATAAACTTGCAAATATCGCTGGCTTTTCTAGTAGCTGCATTGTTTTCAGACGTGAAGACTGCTGCAG TTATCGGTTACATATTTGTCTTTGGAACTGGACTTTTGGGAGgctttctttttcaattttttgtacaAGATACATCATTCCCTA GAGGTTGGATCATCGTTCTGGAATTATATCCCGGCTTCTCTCTATATCGTGGGTTATATGAGTTTGCCCAATATTCGTTTAATGGAAATTATATGGGGACTGATGGGATGCGGTGGGGAGATTTGAGTGATAGCGATAATGGGATGGCAGAG GAACTGGGAAGGGTACTTTCTTTTGCTTCCAACGCTTTACGAAGAAGAAACTGCCATCCCTTAGGATGCGTAGTTTGCAAAGGCAGGGATCTAAAGTTTCTGTTGAGATGGAGAAACCTGATGTCGTTCAAGAG GGAGAGGGTTGAAAAGTTGCTACTGGGTTCAGATACAACGCATTCAGTCATCTGCGACAACCTCAAAAAGGTTTATCCTGGAAGAGACGGAAACCCTGAAAAATTTGCTGTGAGAGGGTTGTCTCTTGCTTTGTCTCGAGGGGAGTGCTTTGGTATGCTTGGCCCTAATGGTGCCGGGAAGACCTCTTTTATCAGTATG ATGATTGGTCTCACAAAGCCAACCTCTGGCACTGCATACGTTCAAGGTATGGACATCCGGACTCAGATGGATGAAATATACACCAGCATGGGTGTTTGTCCACAGCATGA CCTGCTATGGGAAACCTTGACGGGAAGGGAGCATCTGTTATTCTATGGAAGACTTAAGAACCTCAAAGGTTCTGTGTTAAAACAA GCAGTGGAAGAATCTTTGAAAAGTGTCAATCTATTTCACGGCGGGGTTGcagacaaacaagctggaaagTACAGTGGAGGCATGAAGAGAAGGCTTAGTGTTGCAATTTCACTTATAGGGGATCCCAAA GTTGTTTACATGGATGAGCCCAGTACTGGACTTGATCCAGCTTCAAGAAACAACTTATGGACTGTTGTGAAGCGTGCAAAACAAGGCCGGGCAATCATCCTAACCA CACATTCCATGGAAGAGGCGGAGGTTCTGTGTGATCGGTTAGGAGTTTTTGTGGATGGTAGCTTGCAGTGCATTGGAAACCCGAAAGAG CTGAAAGCAAGATATGGAGGATTCTATGTGTTCACAATGACAACATCTTCGGATCACGAGCAAGAGGTGGAGAACATGGTGCGGAGTCTCTCCCCAAGTGCTAACAAGATATACCATCTATCCGGAACCCAGAAGTTTGAGTTACCAAAACACGAGGTCAGGATTGCAGATGTGTTTGAAGCAGTTGAGAATGCAAAGAGCAGGTTCACAGTTTTCGCTTGGGGTCTAGCCGACACCACATTGGAGGATGTCTTCATCAAGGTTGCACTTGGGGCTCAAACCTCCATTGAATTGACATGA
- the LOC137710875 gene encoding ABC transporter A family member 7-like isoform X1: MADTSHGPASFWTQANALLRKNLTFQKRNIKQNIRLVSFPILLCLMLVLVQKLVNNELDKAENRCGCSCIDTNGDGKCEEVCGLEYSSLTQGASCPTPDPPQWPPLLQVPAPKYRAVISDVIPYTDLPSESCKRTGSCPVTVLFTGKNQTLGEVLAGNMFRSSSTLNSSDPDYLARSATGSESMPEYSNFLDPAFYSDLPLYIVQSQCPQNSIYSVLYNISSIEIQQEVRCVQGLHLWRNSSSEINSELYKGYKKSNSERKINEILSAYDFSNSNENNFNVSIWYNSTFKNDTGSAPIALLRLPRSVNLASNAYLQSVQGSGMEMLFEFVKEMPKPETKLRLDFSSLLGTLFFTWVILQLFPVVLTSLVYEKQQKLRIMMKMHGLGDGPYWMISYTYFFTISSIYMLCFVIFGSGIGLKFFSMNDYSIQFVFYFIYINLQISLAFLVAALFSDVKTAAVIGYIFVFGTGLLGGFLFQFFVQDTSFPRGWIIVLELYPGFSLYRGLYEFAQYSFNGNYMGTDGMRWGDLSDSDNGMAEVLIIMVVEWFVVLLFAYYVDQAVSSGTGKGTFFCFQRFTKKKLPSLRMRSLQRQGSKVSVEMEKPDVVQERERVEKLLLGSDTTHSVICDNLKKVYPGRDGNPEKFAVRGLSLALSRGECFGMLGPNGAGKTSFISMMIGLTKPTSGTAYVQGMDIRTQMDEIYTSMGVCPQHDLLWETLTGREHLLFYGRLKNLKGSVLKQAVEESLKSVNLFHGGVADKQAGKYSGGMKRRLSVAISLIGDPKVVYMDEPSTGLDPASRNNLWTVVKRAKQGRAIILTTHSMEEAEVLCDRLGVFVDGSLQCIGNPKELKARYGGFYVFTMTTSSDHEQEVENMVRSLSPSANKIYHLSGTQKFELPKHEVRIADVFEAVENAKSRFTVFAWGLADTTLEDVFIKVALGAQTSIELT; this comes from the exons ATGGCGGATACATCCCATGGGCCTGCCAGCTTCTGGACTCAGGCCAATGCTCTGCTCAGAAAGAACCTAACTTTCCAg AAAAGAAATATCAAACAGAATATTCGGctagtttcatttccaattCTCCTGTGTCTAATGCTCGTTCTCGTCCAAAAATTGGTCAACAATGAACTGGATAAGGCCGAAAACAGGTGTGGTTGCAGTTGTATTGATACAAACGGCGATGGTAAGTGTGAGGAAGTTTGTGGACTGGAATACTCAAGTTTAACACAAGGGGCCAGTTGCCCCACTCCTGATCCTCCACAATGGCCTCCATTGCTACAAGTGCCAGCTCCTAAATATCGTGCCGTCatttctgatgttattccataTACAGACTTGCCAAGTGAGTCTTGTAAGAGGACAGGATCCTGTCCTGTAACTGTACTGTTCACGGGGAAaaatcaaactcttggagaag TTTTGGCTGGGAATATGTTCAGAAGTTCTTCTACTCTGAATTCATCTGATCCGGATTATTTAGCCCGTAGTGCTACA GGCTCAGAATCGATGCCTGAGTATTCCAACTTCCTTGATCCGGCTTTCTATTCGGATCTTCCCCTATATATTGTTCAGAGCCAATGCCCACAAAACTCTATATATTCTGTTCTATATAACATATCATCCATTGAGATCCAACAAG AGGTTAGATGCGTTCAAGGTTTACACTTGTGGCGGAATAGTTCCTCTGAGATAAACAGTGAGCTCTATAAAGGTTACAAAAAGAGCAATTCAGAGAGGAAGATTAATGAAATACTTTCAG ccTATGATTTCTCTAACTCAAATGAGAACAATTTTAATGTAAGCATATGGTACAATTCAACCTTTAAGAATGACACAGGCAGTGCTCCTATTGCTTTGTTGCGCCTTCCACGCTCAGTGAATCTG GCATCCAATGCATACCTTCAGTCTGTACAAGGATCTGGTATGGAGATGCTGTTTGAGTTTGTGAAAGAGATGCCCAAGCCTGAAACCAAACTCAGGCtggatttttcttctcttcttggTACACTCTTCTTTACATGGGTCATTTTACAGCTGTTCCCG GTTGTTTTGACGTCACTGGTCTACGAGAAACAACAGAAACTGAGAATCATGATGAAAATGCATGGGCTCGGTGATGGACCTTATTGGATGATTTCTTATACTTACTTTTTTACAATATCTTCAATCTACATGCTGTGCTTTGTTATATTTGGCTCCGGTATAG GGTTAAAATTCTTCTCAATGAATGACTACAGCATCCAATTTGTATTTTACTTCATCTATATAAACTTGCAAATATCGCTGGCTTTTCTAGTAGCTGCATTGTTTTCAGACGTGAAGACTGCTGCAG TTATCGGTTACATATTTGTCTTTGGAACTGGACTTTTGGGAGgctttctttttcaattttttgtacaAGATACATCATTCCCTA GAGGTTGGATCATCGTTCTGGAATTATATCCCGGCTTCTCTCTATATCGTGGGTTATATGAGTTTGCCCAATATTCGTTTAATGGAAATTATATGGGGACTGATGGGATGCGGTGGGGAGATTTGAGTGATAGCGATAATGGGATGGCAGAGGTTTTGATTATCATGGTTGTCGAGTGGTTTGTggtgcttctttttgcatattACGTAGATCAAGCTGTGTCATCAGGAACTGGGAAGGGTACTTTCTTTTGCTTCCAACGCTTTACGAAGAAGAAACTGCCATCCCTTAGGATGCGTAGTTTGCAAAGGCAGGGATCTAAAGTTTCTGTTGAGATGGAGAAACCTGATGTCGTTCAAGAG AGGGAGAGGGTTGAAAAGTTGCTACTGGGTTCAGATACAACGCATTCAGTCATCTGCGACAACCTCAAAAAGGTTTATCCTGGAAGAGACGGAAACCCTGAAAAATTTGCTGTGAGAGGGTTGTCTCTTGCTTTGTCTCGAGGGGAGTGCTTTGGTATGCTTGGCCCTAATGGTGCCGGGAAGACCTCTTTTATCAGTATG ATGATTGGTCTCACAAAGCCAACCTCTGGCACTGCATACGTTCAAGGTATGGACATCCGGACTCAGATGGATGAAATATACACCAGCATGGGTGTTTGTCCACAGCATGA CCTGCTATGGGAAACCTTGACGGGAAGGGAGCATCTGTTATTCTATGGAAGACTTAAGAACCTCAAAGGTTCTGTGTTAAAACAA GCAGTGGAAGAATCTTTGAAAAGTGTCAATCTATTTCACGGCGGGGTTGcagacaaacaagctggaaagTACAGTGGAGGCATGAAGAGAAGGCTTAGTGTTGCAATTTCACTTATAGGGGATCCCAAA GTTGTTTACATGGATGAGCCCAGTACTGGACTTGATCCAGCTTCAAGAAACAACTTATGGACTGTTGTGAAGCGTGCAAAACAAGGCCGGGCAATCATCCTAACCA CACATTCCATGGAAGAGGCGGAGGTTCTGTGTGATCGGTTAGGAGTTTTTGTGGATGGTAGCTTGCAGTGCATTGGAAACCCGAAAGAG CTGAAAGCAAGATATGGAGGATTCTATGTGTTCACAATGACAACATCTTCGGATCACGAGCAAGAGGTGGAGAACATGGTGCGGAGTCTCTCCCCAAGTGCTAACAAGATATACCATCTATCCGGAACCCAGAAGTTTGAGTTACCAAAACACGAGGTCAGGATTGCAGATGTGTTTGAAGCAGTTGAGAATGCAAAGAGCAGGTTCACAGTTTTCGCTTGGGGTCTAGCCGACACCACATTGGAGGATGTCTTCATCAAGGTTGCACTTGGGGCTCAAACCTCCATTGAATTGACATGA
- the LOC137710206 gene encoding uncharacterized protein, translating into MSSNRAFASCEVWQEGSELADDSSSTKPEFLIDMYAQFSMYPLSFKEQCHVLTESKTSWSVISNMLSQVSVPYQVQPSMIQAICTRAREIARDPENKNRKTIRMVVHLTTEQEQLSEDHDQTLVPRTKGTPIEELERVKIEVCGKQCVICLEEMQRGCESIRMPCSHDYHESCITNWLETSHLCPLCRFELPAASL; encoded by the coding sequence ATGTCAAGCAACAGAGCCTTTGCCAGCTGTGAAGTGTGGCAGGAAGGAAGCGAACTCGCTGACGACAGTTCCTCGACGAAACCCGAGTTCTTGATTGATATGTATGCTCAATTTTCAATGTACCCTCTAAGCTTCAAGGAGCAATGCCACGTTCTAACAGAGAGCAAAACATCCTGGTCTGTAATATCCAACATGCTTTCGCAGGTGTCGGTTCCCTACCAAGTTCAGCCGTCCATGATCCAGGCGATTTGTACTCGCGCTCGTGAAATCGCCCGTGATCCTGAGAACAAGAACCGGAAGACTATTCGGATGGTAGTGCATCTAACAACTGAACAAGAACAGTTGTCGGAGGACCACGACCAAACACTTGTGCCGCGGACAAAAGGTACACCAATTGAAGAGCTAGAGAGAGTCAAAATCGAAGTCTGCGGGAAGCAATGTGTTATATGTTTGGAAGAGATGCAGCGTGGTTGTGAATCGATTCGCATGCCATGCTCGCATGACTACCACGAGAGTTGCATAACGAATTGGCTGGAGACGAGTCACCTGTGCCCGCTTTGCCGGTTTGAGTTGCCTGCTGCATCCTTGTGA
- the LOC137710958 gene encoding vacuolar protein sorting-associated protein 29: MVLVLALGDLHIPHRAPDLPAKFKSMLVPGKIQHIICTGNLCIKEVHDYLKTLCPDLHITRGEYDEETKYPETKTLTIGQFKLGLCHGHQVIPWGDLDSLAMLQRQLDVDILVTGHTHQFTAYKHEGGVVINPGSASGAYSSITYDVNPSFVLMDIDGLRVVVYVYELIDGEVKVDKIDFKKTAAVTHSAH; the protein is encoded by the exons ATGGTGTTGGTGTTGGCCTTGGGGGATTTGCACATACCCCACAGGGCACCTGATCTGCCTGCAAAAttcaagtccatgcttgttccTGGCAAGATCCAGCACATCATCTGCACTGGAAATCTTTGTATCAAA GAGGTTCATGATTACTTGAAGACTCTTTGTCCCGACTTGCATATTACTCGAGGTGAGTATGATGAGGAGACAAAGTATCCAGAGACCAAAACTCTAACAATCGGTCAGTTCAAGCTAGGGCTGTGCCATGGCCACCAG GTTATTCCGTGGGGAGACCTAGATTCACTAGCCATGCTTCAGAGGCAGTTGGATGTAGATATCCTTGTGACAGGCCACACCCATCAGTTCACCGCATACAAACATGAAGGAGGTGTCGTTATAAACCCAGGGTCTGCCAGCGGCGCTTATAGCAGCATCACCTATGACGTCAACCCGAGCTTCGTCCTCATGGACATTGATGGTCTTCGTGTGGTTGTTTATGTCTACGAACTCATTGATGGAGAGGTGAAGGTTGACAAGATTGATTTCAAGAAGACAGCCGCTGTTACCCACTCCGCTCATTGA